Part of the Imperialibacter roseus genome, GACTGGAAGCCCCTGGAAGGGATCATCAAACCATCATTCCACCCATATGGATTAGTAGTGTTCAATTGAGTAGTTAATTCAAAAGGGAGTAACTCTAAACGAGCCTTTGATGCCTTCCCTTTGAGAAGAATATGACTAAATGCATAGAGCTTTATCGTTGAATCTGCCAAATAAACTTTACTGTTAATTGGGCGAATATTAAAAGATGGCCTAATCAAAGTATCTCCCAATAACTGTAGACGCCGTATTCGCTCCTCAAAGGGTTTAAAGCCTGTAGGCATGTCTTGCGCATTGACTACAATGGAAATAGCCAACGCTACTATGAAGCCAAAAAATTTTATTCCCTTGTTCATTAGGCTACTTCTTGTTAGCGTGTTGAAAAGCAATGTCACGAAAAGCTCAGATTTTGCTTATCTTTTATCTGCTTAGGATTGATGTAAAATCTGTCAAGATACTAATGTCTTTTGAGCTTGATTTAAATTAGCCTTGCTAAGTTCTAAATGCCAGCGAAGAACTTAGACGATAGTTGCCGTCTACCTGCCTGTCGAGTAAATTCGAAAGCAACGATTGTAGTTGGGTTTCATTAAACCATAGCAGAACTTTTAGTAGTTGGGTGGTTCCAGCTTCCAGGAACCCTCCTTAGCCACTGTAACCAACACCTCAAGCTCTTCAGAGAAAATATAACTTGTATTTCCAATTGAAGAGAGGATCTTATAAGTGCCTTCAACAGGGCTTTCCCAAGAATACTGCTTATAGTGGTATTTCTTAATACTCACGTTAAAGTCATCTGACAAAAGGTGGAAGTATTTTCTTATCTCTTTAGCAGAATACTCTTTCCAATGGTGGCCATACGTAACCCTTCCAAATATCTCCTCAACGCCAACACCAATCCCTGTCATAGTCAATAAGTTTTTTATGCTTCTGACGATGCTCATTAGAGTCAAAGAATTAGGTGTCGATATGTAAATGATCCCTCCTGGCTTTATTATCCTGTGAACACTCTTCCAAAATGAAATGGGGTTGAATGTTATGTGCTCCATGATCTCAGTAAAAAGAATCAAGTCATACCTGGAATCAACACCCTCCATGGATTTCATTTGTTCGAGGTCATTTTCAACTATCCCTACTATTCCAAAGACCTTTTCTCTCTTCCTTACAAACTCGAGCTCCCAAAAAGGACTCACATCCATGGCGTCTATCTTGTAGCCCAGCTGGGTAAGAATCATAGAAGAATGCAAATAGTGGCTGCCTATTTCCAATATTTTGCTACCAGGGGGCATTATCTTTATTACCGAAGACGACATTCTTCGATACCTGAGTTTGTGGTAATTGAAATATTCCAGGTCGCTCTCTTTTTCTTCAACAAGTTGAGAATGCACCTCTTCTATTGCTTTGTCGACGTCACTTACTGACCTCATTAGGTTGCTTTATATAGTTTATCCCGCAAGGAAATAATTTGTGAAGGTAAATATCTAAAGCTTTTTGTATTTATGTGACTTAAATTGAAAATAGATGATCCAATGGTAGCCTGAGAGAACAGACCTAATCAATTTCCTTGGAAGATCTTCATCTTATGTCGAGTTGGGAGACACCTCTCGTAGCTATGAAAAGAAACTATTTTTATAATCTTATTTTTTCATTTTCGAATATCCTCTTTCCTATCATAACCTTCCCTTATGTGTCAAGGATATTGGGGCCTTCTGGCATTGGAAAGGTACAGTTTGTCACTTCCTTCTCTCAGTACTTTACGCTTATTGCAGCGCTGGGCATCCCCGTGTATGGTATTCAGGTAATTGCAGCTGCAAAAAACGATTTTTTTAAACTT contains:
- a CDS encoding class I SAM-dependent methyltransferase, giving the protein MRSVSDVDKAIEEVHSQLVEEKESDLEYFNYHKLRYRRMSSSVIKIMPPGSKILEIGSHYLHSSMILTQLGYKIDAMDVSPFWELEFVRKREKVFGIVGIVENDLEQMKSMEGVDSRYDLILFTEIMEHITFNPISFWKSVHRIIKPGGIIYISTPNSLTLMSIVRSIKNLLTMTGIGVGVEEIFGRVTYGHHWKEYSAKEIRKYFHLLSDDFNVSIKKYHYKQYSWESPVEGTYKILSSIGNTSYIFSEELEVLVTVAKEGSWKLEPPNY